The Aspergillus fumigatus Af293 chromosome 5, whole genome shotgun sequence nucleotide sequence GCGTTCGTAGCCGACGTCAATTGTCACGCTCCGGCCATTAGGGGAGGTCACGGTATGCTTGAGGAACCGATCGGGCTCGCGGTCATAGCGGGCAAACTCCTTGACGATGTCAGGGCACACATAACAGTACTCCTCCTTGACCCGCTCTGCCGTCTTTAAGCTGCTATCCGGCTCGCCTCGGTCGCGCAGTAAGCTCTGTACGAAGTAGGTAATGTCTCGTCCAGCGATTGGGATACTCTTGATGGATGACCCGATGACGTAGCCTTCCGCAACAGGAATGACATGGGTCACACCATCACCAGAGTCAATGACCGTTCCAGTAAGGGATCGATCGGTCACTTTAGAGGACGTCCATGAAGCAGCGAGGGCAAGCACCGCTTGAACGGCAATGTAAAGACCAGCACAGTTGAACGACTCGAACATGATCTCTGCGGTGTTTTCGCGGTTCTCGGGGGGATTCAGGGGCTGAAACGAAGCAAATATCAGTATGATTTCGTTAAGGTCACAACGATATAATGGAGTCCATCAGGTCTCATGAGCATACCGGTTCAGTAAGCAGGAAGTAGTGATCTTCAGGCTCGACGCGCAGGTACTTAAAGATCGAATTGGACCAGATACGTTCCATAGCATCCCAGTTCTCGATCTGACCGTGGCGAATCGGGTAGTTGATGCCGTAGCCAGGTCCATTGGCAGCCGCCAGAGCTTCATCACCGATGAAAAAATCCAAATCTTCAGTTCCACGCTTTGCTGACAAGTTCGAGCTTGACCCAGAGCCTGCCCCCAGAAATGATGGCTTATTCGCAACAGGTGGTCGGCCACTCCCAGAACTGCCCGCGCTTCCCGCGCCTACCTTGCTGGCAATAGCAGTAGGGAAGACGAACGAAGGTGAATCGTTGCCGGCGAAACCTAAGATTGTGTCAGCCTAATGCTTGGTGAATGCCGGGCAGTCAGGAGTCGGATTGACACTCACCAAGTTTGGAGTAACCGGTACCGCTGAGCACCAGAAGATACCAACATTAGCCAAAATACAAAAAGAATATAGTAGTTACATCAACATACTTGTCCATGACAACGGCCGGAGTCTGGGACGCCATGACGGATTGAAATGTCCCCTATTGACAGGCCACGATAGGACGAAGCGGGACTGCTGAAGTCGGGCCGAAGCCTGATATATCAgaaattgaagaagagatcgatTGAGCAGTTAGTTGAGTAAAGGGGGAGACCTGTAGGAAGCACCGAGGAATAACAGtggtggaggaagatgaggatgagggggAGGTGAAGGCGGGCAGTAACAGTACTACTAGGTAGGTGCCTCGTGTATGGAGCAAACCAACTATGGAGATCCAAATACGTAGTTGCCAAGCCATGTCATGTGCTCTCCCCAAATCTCATAGTTGCCGGGCTATCTGTTATTGCACTGAAGATGTagcaatactccgtacccagTGTTTATTAACTGTGGATAAAATCAATGATGATAGTACAGAGCATTGTATATCAGTGTAATCAGGCATCAAGGCGGTGACAGAAGACACGTGAGgttcctgctgctgtctcAGAAGATATGCTTCTTCCGAAAAGGGAAGGCACTCTAGCTTCTCTCCAGCTTTAATCGATGGATTTTGTACGTCGTCCACCCCGGTTCGCTGCTTGTTCCCTCATGAATCTCCTATTCATTCCTATTCTCTCTCCATATCTATTCTTTCAACTTCTGGCTTTGGAATCTGCTCCTCATGTGTCCTCATACCAGTGTCCACTCGTTTGTCATAGCCTTATCCCATCAGTTTCCCTCATCTTTGATATACCTCACTCCTACTCATTCCTCTGATCGCAAGAAACCTCTTTTTGTATTattgctttctctcttttggGTTAAACCtttccctcatcctcataacaagaaaggaaaacgGAAGGGAACCGAAGTGGTGGAAGTCCTGCTCTACTACTTTGCTCGTtagcttgctcttgctcggTGCCCAGTGTTCAGTGCTCTGCGTTGAGATGTTAGCGACTCGACTGCGGTGAATATCAATCGCGCTACCACTTCCTGTCTGTTTTTGTTTGGGTCACAACTCGCGTCTGCACTGCTGTCTTCTGACCTCAACATCTATCCACTGTCACAACAGCTGGTTCTAGCTGGCCGCAGATATTGGATACTCCCCTCTTCTATCCTCAATTGAAGtctctcatcttcaataTGAGTCAACCACAGAGAGGTGGAGGTATCTCTGCCATCTTCGTCCATGTAGGGGCGGGATATCACGGCCATGGAAACGAGAGAGCCCACCTTCAGGTATGCGAAAAGTAAGTCTTCCAGCCACCTGCGAATCCATGATCTACGTCGTTCACGTATCAGCTTTTGGTCTGACTGCCAGTAGCGCTTGTAAAGCCGCAATGGGCATTTTAAAAAGCGGTGGATCAGCTCTGGATGCTGTTGAGATGGCCATCATTGTaatggaggatgacgagatTACAAATGCTGGCTATGGAAGCAACCTGACGATTGAAGGAGCTGTCGAATGTGATGCTACTATTGTCGACCACCATGGCAGGAGCGGCGCAGCTGGAGCCGTCTCGCGTaagtttctcttcttctcagcttcACAATAGCCTTTGGATTGTCCGCCTATCCCAATTAAGGCCCTATTACTAATGTCTTTTGCTCACTTCAGAGGTGAAAAACCCGATATCTCTAGCGCGAATGCTACTTGAAACCTCTGCAAAGCCTTTAACTTGCCACAGAGTGCCTCCAAGCTTCCTCGTTGGTGAGGGTGCAACGGACTTTGCTTATGAGCAAGGATTGGTCATACTGCCTCCTGACGGGCTCATATCGCGCTTTTCGAAAGAGAGATGGCACCGCtggctgcaggatctcgagGCTGCTGAACTAGTCGAAAGAAAACGGGATCCTTCACGTTTCCGcatggaagaagatagagCATCCTTCCTTCGTCGGCCAATGCTGAATCGTAATCCAGCCCGCCTCATTGACAATACGCGTTTACGCCCACATCTACCCAGCTCTCCCTTCACCGGAGTCGACTTGCTGAACCCCCTTCCTCGTCTCCAGGCTCTTGGAAGCAGACAAACCATAGCTCCTGCACCACCAGCTATGCCTTCGAACCAAGGACACGGCATGGGTCCTGCAATTGGACAACCTATGGCTGTGGCAGGTGGACAAAGTATGGCTTCTGCACCTGAGCAAGGTATGGCTGCCTCGGCCAACACCCATGCAGATGGTGCGACTTTCCGCGCGTGCCCTACAAAAGCACCTTGTGCACCTGACACTTCGACGACTGCTCACCCGGGCGCtgcagacgaggatgaagatatgATCAGCGATACAGTCGGGGCCATAGCTGTAGACTGTTATGGCAATATTGCGGCAGGTTCTTCGTCTGGCGGGATTGGCGCGAAGCATCGCGGTCGAATTGGGCCTGCTGCGCTGGTGGGCATCGGCACCTATGTGATTCCTGTGGATCCCAGCGATCCCGAACAAGTATCAGTCGCTTCAGTTACATCGGGCACAGGCGAGCACATTGCTACAACTATGGCTGCGCAGACGTCAGCTGCAAGACTCTATTACTGTCAAAAGAAGTGTAAGGACGGTACTTTCGAAAGTGtatccgaagacgaagctaTGAATGCAATCATAGCCACTGAGTTCATGGGTGAGTTATTGTATTCCATATTCCTTACGACCATTGATAGAGAATAAACCGTTTACAATTTGCGCAGAGCATCCAGGCGTGAAAGCAAGCCCTTGTGGAGGCGCTATCGGAATCTTGACTGTCAAGAAGTCGAAGGATGGGATTTTCTTCTACTTTGGTCATAATTCTGATTCTTTTgtaagtactctgtatgggTTTGGTCTTCTGGAGAACCTGTACACTGAACTCGCATTATCTTCTAGGCTCTCGCTTCCATGAGTAGTGAGGATAGGAAACCGCTGTCTGTGATGTCTCGCAACCAGGGAAATTCGACTATTGCTCAAGGTGGCCGCGCCTATCGGGCCAGAAGATAAGGTATATGATTGACGGCTCTCATGACCGGCAGCCAGGTTCGCGCTGCTGAATCGAATGCATGACTGACCTGCGCTTCGTAGCCCCGAGAATGGATCAGAGCATCACTGGCGTAAGACTATCTTTTACAGAAATGAGTCCCCTTGATGCTGCACTCGAATGCCGACTGCAAAAATTGCCCCTCTAGTTCGCCGGATCAAATGTGTGAAATTACACTCCAAGTCTTGTCGGAAAACCAGAAACAAGTGAGTTGGCCGTCTAGGATTGTCACACGGTTGCCTTTGGACCTCTAACTTCTCGCATAGCCGTTCGAAGAGTCGCTATTTGCATATCACACCTATGAGGGGGACTCTTACTGCCGTTAGAATGCTCCCTCTGCAATTTTCTTTGCGCTGGTGTTCTTTCAGGTTGTAATATGGCCAACTTTGGTGAATTGGAGTCTTCATTGGCGATCCGCGCAATTCCTGGCATGTGCCCAAGACTGGAATCTCCTCTCTGTACCACTTTCATGGCCGACAGACCTTTGAAATAGGCAGCATAATGCAAAGCAAGAGCTTCGAGCAAATAGCCCAACATATGCAGTCTAGAGAACTGACCTTACCTGGTAGTAAATGGTCGCACTTCGAATGTTGGAGGTTTTCAAGGGCCCGGTGTAGGTGTAGGTGTAGGTGTGGGAGTTGCCGTCGCAGATGCACCATTGGTgcgagccttcttcttcttcttcttccgagcGACAACCGCCGGCTTGGCACCGTAGTCACCCATCTCGAGATGGGTACCACAAGTAAGGCAGTCGCCGTTTTCAGGAGGTTCGCAGAAGATACTCAGGCAGATTGAGCAGACAAAGCCGATATCGACGACACGGCGATGGCAGAAGCAAGCGGCACGGAAGTCGACGTCGACGCGCGTTGGTATGACCAAGTGTCTCCGAGAGCGTTGGTCAGGAAggaatgccatcatcaagtACTGTAGTAGGCCCCGAGGCTCGGAGAGCGACATGTAAACTCCCTTGGTGGCATCGGACGCCTGCTGCAGGAACACCGCATCGCCGCTCAGCTTGCACACATCGATGGGGATATGGAGCCGCTGGCAGGCAAAGATACAGTTCATGATCGGGATGTACTGATGTGCCGAATCCGTCGAACCGCTCACGGAGATGATCAGAATTCGCGACTGCAGACCCTCGGCCCCAGTATCCGCCCCGGCCCTACCAGCCCCGGAGCTGCCAGCTTCAACCGCCCCCGGTGGTCCAGCAGCGGTTCCTCCATGCGCGTCCGCCCACGCAATCGATCGCCGGTTGATATGGCTGAGAGCCAGTGTCAGCGCCCccgccatcatcgtcgaggTGGTGGCCGCGACGTCCGCGCCGCTGGTCGAGTCCATGAGTTCTCGCAGGTTGCGGGTGACTTGTTCCTCGACGATCCGGAAGGGGCGGTACTTGTTCACCTGGGCCGCAGCAaatcctgctcctgctccggcGCCGGACCCGTTCATGGCAACATCGCCGTCTTCATCCCTCCCTGTCTTGCTGGTGCTCTTTCCATTGTCCTCTTTGGTCTCGCACGGGTACAGCCATGTCGCCTTTTGGCTGTGCGATGCGACGACCGCGACTTCGTTGGCGTAGTTGCAGGCCAAATGGGCGTTGACGAAGACAAGGATGTTGGCTATGGCGGTGGAGAGCGGGAGGGAGTCTTCCAGGAGGGCCCAAGCATGGGGGTTTGtgtcgaggacgatggtCAGCAGGGAGGGGGCGGGGTCTTTACATTCGAGTCAGTCGTTCAAGTAAAGTAGATATTTCCATCTCTTGCGGCGATCTTACCGCTGGCACTTGTTTCGTAGTGCTCCGTCGCATCTACGGCGTTCATTTTTCTGCGTCGAGTCGGGAGGTAGGTTGAGGGAGGTAACGATGTAAGGGCGTTGAGGAAGGTCCGTTCGAATGATAACTGGGTCAATCACTGCATGGTGAGGGTAGACAAGGTCGGATAGTGGCTGGTTGGCCAGTCCTTGAGCTCAGGTCGAACCAACTGATGCTTGTCTTCCGTCCCAAAGACCGAAGGTGGACACCGCTAGAAAGGGAATAGGTCCTGTCTAGTTCGTATGCCGCAGCGGGAGATCCAGGGTGCAGAATATTGTCAGTTTTTTTATGGTGACCTGCTGGTGATGAGAATTAGATGAATGAAAAGGGCCAGTCACGTGGAATCAACCAGTTCGATGTTACTCTACCACCTTCATCCTGTCACAAAGTGGTGTAGACAGGTTGATTTTTGagccaagaaagaaagatacTCCATTTTGAGGTGGGAATCCGTAGTTGACCTTCACATTTCTGAATGTTCAGGATTCTACTATTATCATTAAGTTCTCTCTCACACCCCCATTCTGCAACAGGTTCTACCACGGTCTAGAGACTGACATCATCAAAAACACGAAATGCAAGATACACACTTTCCATCACCTAGCGACTCTTCAAGTGACAGTAGGCGGTTGACGCTTTGTAGAGGCACACATGGAAATGCGAAATCGACCATTCAGATATGTACAGATGTAGACAAGATTATCGCAGATGATGGAAGTAAGTGTAGCCCGGATTACTTTGCCCTGACACCAAGGCAAAAGTCGCACGTGATGATTGCAATGTTTGAACAAACATTAAAGGCTCACTGTGAATTGAGTACAGCCTGCTGTTTCACATGGAGGTGGTCATCCTTCTGTTCGGTTTGTTCAAGAACAGGTATCTGGATAGACTCCTTCAGTGCCTCACGATTGGGTTCAGCCAGCGGGCTTGGCTGCGCAGATGGGGCCGGAGTGTCGCTTTTAGCTTGATGTTCCGTGAGGCCCTTACGAATGGCGAGAACGGAGTCGACGATCACAGCATCGATTCCCTCGGCGACTTGGAGCTATTCGGAGTTTTAGCACAGATCGAGAAGCCGCGCGTGGGTAGCATTGAAACCTTACCTTGACGTTTGCTGGCTCATTATTCAGCGTTCCGTAAGATACGCAAACAAGACCAGACTCCTTCACGACGCGAACCAGACGCGGACACAGTACCAGTGGCTCAGCCTGGGACACGACGCCCAGCAAGCTCCAGCGAGAAGCAAACCGAATAGCTTCCTGCAGACTGCTGGCTCGGATGTCGCTCACTGGAGACGCGCCAGAGTCGGTCAAGAAGAGCACAGGGATGGAAGGCTGCTTGAAAGCGATCAATAGACAGATATCGgggttgaagctggaaaaAATCATGTTGCGCCCCTGGCCGTGATCGTACGCCATCTTGAGAACCGTATCCACGAAGGAATTCAGCTCGACGGCGTAAGtatccatctcctcctcctcgctctcGAAGAGCATGGGGTATTCTGGCGATCTTGGTCAGATCGTCTCGTAACTGTTCTTCAGGGGGTTACAAAAACTCACTGAGTTCAATATTGAATCCAACCGACTTCGgcagcttcttgaacagcTCCTCCAACGTTGCAAATGGAGCTTGGATGTGATTGCCACGGGTGTTGCCTTTgaaccccttcttcttgaaatcCCGCGTGTGTTTGATTCGCTCATTCAGCTCTGCAGCGTCATATTCGAAGTCGCCAACGGACATTGATCGGGGACGGAAGCTGGGACTGCCCATCTTCTTTCCGGTAGCGTCAGGCGACTGATATGGTGAGGTGGACCGGCGGGACACGCCGCTCTCACCAAGCTGAAGGAATTGCTCAAGTGTCAGAGTATGAACGGGGGCATCAATACCCGTTTCGCTGACAAGAAAATCATGATAAATGACAGGGACATGGTCTTTCGTGAGCTGGACATCAAACTCGACGTAGGAAGCTCCCAAATTGGCAGCCGCTATGAACGACGGTAAAGTGTTTTCTCCTAACTGTAAGGATCTGCGACTGGCCAAATTCTTTCCTAAACCGCGGTGTCCGATGACCATGGTCGAGCTCATGCTCTTGTAATATGTCCTGTTGCCAGTTATTGACATATTTGGATGCTTAAAAGGCGtaataataaggaagttgaATGTCACGGAGCCAATGACTTCCAAGGTATTGGCAGCCATGATGGGAACTGTGGAGTCTCCTTTGAGATTGATACGGTGTGACCCAATTGTCGGCTTGACGCTTGAAAGCAGAGCAACGCCGCGTCCTACAATCTGATCCTTTGAGCCAGCATATGTGGGGATAAGATCAAACAGAAGCCTGACCTTGCTTGGGTCTGCGGCATGGAAGACGATTGGTTCGGTAGAAATGTTATCTTGAACCGGAAGATCAATAATCTCGGGCTCTCCTTCAGCTCCATTGGCGGATACGACGATGGACAGGGCCGTATCCAATTGAGTAGAATGAGCGTTAACCATAGGAATACGGTCAAGATTCACTGCTTCCATGTGCTTTCGCATGTCCATGGTGCCCAAGCTGACCAGAATCATGGCCTTGTCGGTGAGATACCGATGTCCAAAAGTCTTGATAGGTTCAGTGCTCCGCGGCGTAGGACTCCCGCGGGGGCTAACATTAGA carries:
- a CDS encoding actin-related protein 3; this translates as MASQTPAVVMDNGTGYSKLGFAGNDSPSFVFPTAIASKVGAGSAGSSGSGRPPVANKPSFLGAGSGSSSNLSAKRGTEDLDFFIGDEALAAANGPGYGINYPIRHGQIENWDAMERIWSNSIFKYLRVEPEDHYFLLTEPPLNPPENRENTAEIMFESFNCAGLYIAVQAVLALAASWTSSKVTDRSLTGTVIDSGDGVTHVIPVAEGYVIGSSIKSIPIAGRDITYFVQSLLRDRGEPDSSLKTAERVKEEYCYVCPDIVKEFARYDREPDRFLKHTVTSPNGRSVTIDVGYERFLAPEIFFNPEIYSSDFLTPLPQVVDGVIQSSPIDVRRGLYKNIVLSGGSTLYKDFGRRLQRDIRHLVDARIRASEARSGGAKSGGLDVAVVTHKRQRHGPWFGGSLLGQTPEFRSYCHTKAEYDEIGPSIVRRFALLGGPGST
- a CDS encoding threonine aspartase 1 — its product is MSQPQRGGGISAIFVHVGAGYHGHGNERAHLQVCENACKAAMGILKSGGSALDAVEMAIIVMEDDEITNAGYGSNLTIEGAVECDATIVDHHGRSGAAGAVSQVKNPISLARMLLETSAKPLTCHRVPPSFLVGEGATDFAYEQGLVILPPDGLISRFSKERWHRWLQDLEAAELVERKRDPSRFRMEEDRASFLRRPMLNRNPARLIDNTRLRPHLPSSPFTGVDLLNPLPRLQALGSRQTIAPAPPAMPSNQGHGMGPAIGQPMAVAGGQSMASAPEQGMAASANTHADGATFRACPTKAPCAPDTSTTAHPGAADEDEDMISDTVGAIAVDCYGNIAAGSSSGGIGAKHRGRIGPAALVGIGTYVIPVDPSDPEQVSVASVTSGTGEHIATTMAAQTSAARLYYCQKKCKDGTFESVSEDEAMNAIIATEFMEHPGVKASPCGGAIGILTVKKSKDGIFFYFGHNSDSFALASMSSEDRKPLSVMSRNQGNSTIAQGGRAYRARR
- a CDS encoding TFIIH/NER complex subunit TFB4 — its product is MNAVDATEHYETSASDPAPSLLTIVLDTNPHAWALLEDSLPLSTAIANILVFVNAHLACNYANEVAVVASHSQKATWLYPCETKEDNGKSTSKTGRDEDGDVAMNGSGAGAGAGFAAAQVNKYRPFRIVEEQVTRNLRELMDSTSGADVAATTSTMMAGALTLALSHINRRSIAWADAHGGTAAGPPGAVEAGSSGAGRAGADTGAEGLQSRILIISVSGSTDSAHQYIPIMNCIFACQRLHIPIDVCKLSGDAVFLQQASDATKGVYMSLSEPRGLLQYLMMAFLPDQRSRRHLVIPTRVDVDFRAACFCHRRVVDIGFVCSICLSIFCEPPENGDCLTCGTHLEMGDYGAKPAVVARKKKKKKARTNGASATATPTPTPTPTPGP